TCCCGTTCCAccacatcaatcaatcaattcaatcttatatagcgcttctctatatacccgaagtcgctttacagagtccagagtccagtagtcattcataccggtggtggtaagctacctaagtagccacagctgccctggggcagactgacagaagcgtggctgccaatcagcgccaacggcccctccgaccaccaccatgGAATGAGATCTGGTGATTGTGGAGACCACTGGAGTACAGTGAACTGATTGTCATGTTCAAGACACCAGTTTGAGATGATTTGAGCTTTGTGACATGGCGCGTTATCCTGCTGGAAGTAGCCAATCAGAAGATGAGTACACTGTGGTCATAAAGGGACGGACATGGTCAGCAACAATACTCTCTATAATAATAGGCTGTGGGGTTTAAACGATGCTCAGTTGGTACTAAGGGACCCAAAGTGTACCAAGAAAATATCccccacaccattacaccaccaccAGCCTGAACCATTGATACAAGACAGGATGGATCCATGTGTTCATGTTGTTTTACGCCAAATTCTGACCCTACTATCTGAATGTCGCATCAGAAATTGAGATTCATCAGACCAGGCAAAAATGTTCCAATCTTCTATTATCCAATTTTGGTGAGCCCGTGCAAATTGTAGCCTCAGTTTCCTGTTCTTAGCCGACAGGAGGGGCACCCGGTTTGGTCTTCTGCTGCTGTAGCCAATCTGCTTCAAGGTTCGACGTGTTGTGCGTTCAGAGATGCTCTTCTGCATACCTTGGTTGTAATGAGTGGTTATTTGAGTTACTGTTGCCTTTCTATCATCTCGAACCAGTCTGGCCATTCTCCTCTGACCTCTGGCATCAACAAGGCATTTTCACCCAAAGAAATGGAGCGTTCTCTGTAAACCCTAGAGATGGTTGTGCGTGAAAATCCCAGTAGATCAGCAGTTTCTGAAATCCTCAGACCAGCCCGTCTGGCACCACCAACCGGGCCCCCGTTCTTCCCCATTATGACGCTCGGTTTGAACTTCAGCAGGTCAAACATGTCTACATGCCTAAATGCTTTGAGTTGCTGCCATGTGGTTGATTGGCTGATTAGATATTTGCATTAACGAGCAGTTGAACAGGTGTACCTAATAAAGTGGCcggtgagtgtatgtatatatatatacacgttgTACACCGACTTGAAACATTTTGGCTTTTGAGGAAACCTACCTGTCTCTCAgcagtatatgtatatgtgtatacatacacacgcctGGCCGGCAGCAATCCACCATTTTGATGGCTATGTACAGAGATACAAACAGGTCCAGGGTACAAATAGTGAGAACATCGTGTTCTATCGTGTTCTATATTATACTGCCCACAAACGTCCTCCCCCCTTTATGGCCGTCGTTTTACAGGTAAAGACATCTCTCTTCATTGAGTAGGCCTATATAAATATTCTTTCAGTTTAGAGGCTTCACTACTTAAGTCTCCAAATGTTGTCTGGAAGTGTGTCTTGTGTCTGGCCATGAGATCATCAGAACAGTAACATGCCGGGCGGAGCTTGGGGGTGAAGGGTTGTGACATCTATGAAAAGGACTGTGAACTTTATCTAAAGActacctgtctgcctgtgctACATCTCCAGCATGGCTTGTTGTTGTCAAGAACCAAGTTTTGTCAAGTTGTTGCCTTTCACAATAATGTCACAATAATAAAGTCTGCACGGTCTGCCTTATCTGGAAAAATAAATCTTAGCAATGTTTTGCCATTTGCTGGCAAAATAAACATTGTCTGTCTCGTGTTGATTACCCTTGTTTACACTCTCCCTACCCCATCTATTGCCAACATTTGGACCTGTATATAGTGTGGAGGTCTGGGGCACACTCCCCCAGGAGAACATTTACAAAAATAGTGCTCATTTCTAGTTACTTGTAAGCACATCTCAACCCTACGTCACATGAATGAAAGATATGGATGTCAGAGCAgtaagaaaacaagaaaacatcTCAATGGCTGAGCCGTGTCATTttaagcaacactatgcaactatttgacattttttgaggtatgttttctTGGCAATtgcttttggtatcatcttcaaattaatgttGATGGTAGATGGTCATGAGAAGGACAAGCACACCTGCCAGTCCCAACTATACAACCAAAAGACGCCAGTTAGTATGTTAGCTAtttgcaagtttttttttggaTGATTTTGTAGGTaggtagctcgctagttttagaccaaaactccttaatGTTGCTTTAGCACAAACTCGTGTTTTTAAAAAACAGTCTGCTAACTGAGAGCAAATGAACAGTAGTGACTGAATAGGCTACTCACGTCAAGCTAGCTGAAGCTGCCCACATACTCATGGAACAGATATTTTACATTAGAATAGGataactgttgttacttgttatatgttatatgttatttctggtatatgtatatgttatttgtgttacctgttgtatgccgtctactgcgtagatgttggctgccaaatcataagaatttcgctgcgctgaagaaatttggtgtatgcgataataaacactttgactttgactttgaatagctagctaagttgtccactcacacactatcaTGTACTAACGTGTCTGTCTTTAGATGCAGTTCAGTCTTTTTCATAGATGTCACACGCCTTCACCCCTCAAGCTGCCTCTCCTTGTTTCCATGGACACCAACGCCTGGGCTATTTGACTGCCTCCACTAGTGTTAGGAGGACCAATGttgtcccgtcccccccccccccccccccacagacattAGTTTCTCCACAGGTTGAAATCAAAATACCTAAAGTTGAGGAGTTTGCAACCCTGTTATGTAGATGTTAGAAGTGTGGTATATGAAAACTCACTTCTAAGATgattgaccttttttttttaccaggatTGATAGTCCTGGTACTATTTATTGTAACAGCTGCAAGATGTGGTTAATGTAAAGTTATGAACAATTCTACAATGTGTTGTTGTTAAccactgtgtgtttatatgtatcaTTTTCCAACTTTAGTTTATTGAGCATCACAATAGGTTTATTTTTCTTGTGAGAAGTTACAGGAGGACAAACTGACCATTATTGAGAAGGAcaaccatctcctctcctccagactGGCTGATATTATGCAATCAAAGGGACTCGTTGACCACAGGAATCACTACTCTGAACACAGGTTAGTGTTTCAGGTGAACGTACTAAATTACTTTGTTAGTATTTCAGAACATTTCTTAaccatagaaaagagctatcTGTAGCCCAGACACCAAGTGTTTGCAATCACAATATCAATCGTCTCCATCTTTAAAATGCATCTCCAATATTTACCCGCATTTTACTACATCTTGTCTTGCCAATAAAATTGgtcaataaaaaaatattaagaaGAATTCACAAAACTATCAGCAGAACTGTTGGGAGCTGGAACACTAACACGATGCTATGATCCCAATACCACACGTGAATGTATTCGGAAACGCTTAAATAATACACATTGATCATTCAaaatgcactgcactgcaaaCTTCTGTCACTCTGGTGCACAATCACCCCAACTATCAATTAGCTCCCCAAACCCCCTTGGCTCCTCATACACCTAAGCTGAAGTTTTAAAAGAaatataaaattaaattaaaaaaaattgccagTGGCTCACAATTCACTCAATACTCACTTCCACATACGGCCAATCGGTTAGAGGGAAGCCAAGCACTAGAAAGCTCTATTTAATTAAGAGCAGCATCCCAAATgagacataaaaacaaacattcataaTAGTGGTTGTTGTGGTAGAGAAACAGCAACTAACAACAAGGTACAAACTGTATCAGTCAAATTCACAGGCATACATTGATAACCTGGCTCAAGGAAAGGTGGTTAGCATAGCAGCTTTGAGCCTGGCGCAGCAGTAAAGCTACCAGCGCTAGTCAGAAGGTGCACTCAAGGATGTTTACGCCCTCCACACAGCAGCTGTGGTACTAAGCTGAATACTTATCATACTGAGTCGCAGTGGATGAATTGAATGATTGGATGAATATACAAACGCTGCCGTAGCACACTTGCACTAGCTCAGCTCAGAGACAGCAAAGGCTAATAGGACAGAAGGCGTCTCAATCTGTACCTGTCCACCTGTGCCCCAGCACTTCATACAGCCAATGCTCAATGAACGGCCCCATCACTTCATACAGCCAATGCTCAATGAACGGCCCCAGCACTTTATACAGCCAATGCTCAATGAACGGCCCCAGCACTTTATACAGCCAATGCTCAATGAACGGCCCCAGCACTTTATACAGCCAATGCTCAATGAACGGCCCCAGCACTTTATACAGCCAATGCTCAATGAACGGCCCCAGCACTTTATACAGCCAATGCTCAATGGACGCTGCTACAGACTGCTCCCAGGACTCAAGGTGTCTGCACATATGCCTCTATCCTAGGACCCCCAGGTGGCTCAATAGATACCCGCTCCCGTCCTAATTAGGGACATACTCAAAAACAAACCTTCACTGCCCAGTGCCACAGGTTACATAAGCTGTTCATATCAAGGGGAATTCTGATGTATGCTGTGATGACAACTGCACTTATTCAAGTCCAGCAGACACCaattatgaaaatatttaaactgttaaattgtgaaatgattaaatataTCTTGTTAATTAACAGGCCAGCACAGTTCAAACCACCAAACTGTAATAATTGCTCTGGCCTCACATTATGTATTATTTATGGGCCTAATCAAGGCAACCCAGGGAATCTATTTCTGTAGATTAGAGTGAAAAGGTTACTACTGATGAGTCATTTCCCAGGAAAAAAAGTCCCGTTAACGCTTATTTAGGTGGACAAACCAAAATGGGCGCAACATGTGCTTATCAAGCAATAAACCGAAAATAGTCAAGTCTTTtcatagaaaaaaaatcaaattacagccaatcaaattacatcccTCTGTGCTTCTGAAACAATGGTTAGATGGTTGGAATCGGTCGATTTAGTAACTGAGGGGCAGATGTGGCTCGCAAATGTATTCAAATCTCCCTGAAAGTCATCACaattacacatattttcccaCTCGCAATATACATTTTTGTCTGCTAacagtaaaaataaatacatttaaaactgTAATATAAtgcttgcataagtattcaaaccTTTGTGCGTTccaaattattcacaaatgatACAGATGTGGCATTTAATTAACCATAACTGAACATAATTAGGTACTACCTCTGAGTGGTCAAAGTAGAGATTTGCTTCTGCCAATGAAAATCACCCTGTCTAAGAGGATCAGAGGAAATGATTCTTATTATTTTTGCCCTTTTGTCCTCCTCTTCAAGGCCATGGCAGTGGACACCCTACTGACAATGCTGGGGTTACCTTTTGACCAAAAGTGGCATTACCAGGATGTCATCTTGGGGTGGGCATTTCAGTATGTGTAGAGGACAACTAAATTCACCTTGAATAGATCATGTACAAAACCTACCAGTATGCCTTAGTATAGGCTACAACTGCACATTCGCAACATGATCACGTTTATAACTAATTATAGTAATGTGATGCTGTCAAGAACTGTCCAAATGAGCCCGTCACACCCTACACTTGTCTGCTACCATAGGCCGTAACAAGGACCTGCTTAGCAATCAttgatgtttctttttaaagcaAATTATGATTAAAAAACTGTCACCAATACAACTTACTGTAGATATTTGATCGTTCCATGTTGTATTCTAGGTTAAtactcattttcattttcaacagtCTGAACACTGAGAGGAGACGAGAAGAGCTTTTTCAAGTGGCCTGTGAGAACCAGGGTATCCTCCAGAGAATAAGTGAGTGCAAGTCTGACTATCGTCGCCAACGGTGGGAGGAAGACTGGAAGAAAACAGAGCATCAAAGGGATGACATTGCGAGGTACCCACGCAAATAAAGATGACATATAAATGATCAGACCTGTATATTACAATTATATCAATGTATGTATACCTCATATGGCATTTATGTTATACTCCAATTAAACCTACAATCATATTTCCCTAAAACTGctttgtggtgttttttttaagtggttGGAGTTAAAGGCCCTATGCAATGTTAAACACCTCCTACAGACTTCCGTAGCACAAAAACAAGTGGTATAAATGTGACATGCTCCTATCTCCCCTCctgctttcctctcttctgACTCTTTACTACTTCAAAAGAGGCTGAAGCCCTTGCTTGTGTATGTTGTGATTTGTGATTGTATTGCTAAATATCCGGAAGATGTGCAGGTTACTTAACTGAAGGAACCAGAAATTAAGATTTAGAGTTCATAATGATATTCCATtgtcaataattcaatacatCTTGTATATAGTTGTAATTGTGCTGTTATTTGGATTTAAGCTAGAATGTAAACATTTGAATATACTTATGATGGTTTGACCTGAGAAAGGAGTGAAGTGTGAGACgtggtctcactcccttccccctGGTCAAATCAAAGTGCCTTGTCTCCAAGGCCTAATGAATAGAGGATGACACCCCTTATACTCATTGCATTTAACTGCAAATCTTTGACTGGATaatcagatgagtctgaggtgaagctatgagtataacttcaggctttgtctccttTGGAATGGCCACCATTGTAGACgattaaacctgaatcctgactgagcAAATCTAAGACTGGGTCTCCAAATACATGGTATAAAATGAATTCCTATCAGGCTCAAGTTATTTTTTAGCCAGTATTCGTGGTCACAAAAAGCTTTGATGGATCCCTCACCCAATGAAGTTGAGCTGTTCTGGTATAGAGAAGTCTATGGTCTAGACGCTGTGCCTCTCGCtcacttctctccccctctggaCTGCTGGGCTTGGATAAAGGAGGGTCAATGCAGACTCCATCCTAGACATGCGGTCTGTAACTcatttgtctttcatttttgtACAGAGTACAGATACATTTACATCAGTATGTGTTCCCCTGTGTATCAATCCCATGATCTTAGTGCTGTTAACACCTTGCTCTACCATTTTGAGGCACAGGAACTCAAGTTACAGAATGTATTACTATTTCAATTGGGCTGTTATTGATGCAGCCAGTACATTCATCATACTCTATGGTTTTATTTGTATAAAGTGGACAAAGTGATCCAAGGACATTAATTAAGTTACCAAATTAATTAAGTTCTGTTTGCCCATGTTCTCAGATACCAATGAGACGGAGATGGAGACTGACGGCACAAGTGATGAGGAAGGCAGCAGGGACACAAGAGAAACAAGGCAGCGAAAGTACAGTAACTGAGTGCCAGGTAAGGTgaaacaacagaaaaagaatAACAGGAAatattgattgttttttttacgtCATCTTTACTGACAAACACATTAATGGCACTTCATTGTATCATTTTCATGTTATGTTGGCCAATGTTTGTGTAAAGGTTTAATTAAGTAAAGCAATGAAAtgtattatgtttttttctcttttctccagtTGAAATGAGCATATCATTTGATTGGCAGGCCTTGCAAGTTGTAGATTtaaacaacattaaaaaaaacagttgccTGACCACAACAGTGATTTCCCCTTGCAGTACTAGCAATGGTCATTCGGCCCTGATAACAGCATTGGTGACGCAAGGTCATCAGAACGCCTCAACATTCTAGTTTATTTTGAACATTctacttttattttgtttacatttgcttGGTTACAGTAACCATGCAGACAGATTCTGCATATTTATTACTGATGATGCTATAAAGGTAACTGTTACAGTGGAATGGAGGGATTCCCTCCCAGGTTCTAGTTTGTGCTCAGTCTCTCTTAACATGGGGAAGGAAGTGCCACGCTGGAAGAGTGCTCTGCATTCCTTATGCTGCCTTAATGCAGCAGAAGTTGAAGTAGAGGACAATGAATATTCTGACCTGCTAGAAAGAGCAAGGCTACGACGGGAGACATGGCGCCAGCGTGAACTGGCCCGACTAAAGATTGAGTTGGAGAGCCAAGGTGTCCAGACTGAGGAGGTGCCCAAGAGTAGGAGCCTTATGAAGAAGAACTTTAGGCAACGACTCTTGGAAGAAAGCAGGACTGAGATCCAGAAAGCTTTCCAGGCAACCCAGGACCTTGACCTTGATAAGGCAGCTGGAGCGGAAGGTCCGGAGATGGAGAATGAAGCTCTGCTTCAGGgggaacaggagagggagagagaggagcagagagtggCAGGCCTGATGCAGATCAGACGCCAAATGTTGAGGAGGGCATTTGAGGCAGAAAAGGTCAGACAGAAGAAACTCTGTTGAGAGGATATAGCCTAAAGGCTTGTTCCGGACTGGTTAACACATGTGTTCTGTCCTTTTGATCATCATAGGTCCGAAAGGAACTGGCTGCCGTACTGGTCCTCGAGTCTCAAGTCAGCATTGGCACAGTCTGTAAGTGTGAACACCATACATTGAAGGCCATTCAGACATAGAAATCTCTAGAAAAGGATGTGGGGTATCTCGTCATTAATTGAAGCCAATTCGTAATGCCAAAGCATATGAGCCATTGAAGCAGATACGATAAGTAGGATGTAGACAAGAGAATCAAGGGGATGACCAAttgtttctttgtctctctcagtgATAAATCAGGGTGTCAATGGGACATCCACATATGTCATCTGGAAGGGGTCTCTTGATGATATCACCCACCGCAAGGTAAATCTGGTACCCATCACCAGGGAAATACTGGCGTCAACAGGCCTGAGAGAGGCTTGGAAGTCATAGCATTAGGGCCATTTGGCATTTGGGATTTGGAAGGTACAGGAAGTAACTGGACGTTGGAGGTACTGGAGTAAACCACTGTGTATGGTTTTTCTCTGCAGGGTAAGATTACAACCCTGCATGAGGGAGAGGACTTTGGGCAGCTAGACCTGAATAACAACATGTCCCAAGACACCTCTGTTGTCATTCGAAAGCATGACTGTCACTTCCTCCGAGTGGGAAACCTGGACTTTGTGAGCATCCTTAAGGTAAGATTCCCAAGAGGAAAGTTTTCTGAATTGTAGTAGTGAAAGCAGCATGGGACTGGAATTATACATTCATGTTTTTGGTGTCTTTACTTGTACATTTGTTTGGATTGAGTTGCggatgtttgtgcatgtcttgGGACCCTGTGTGTATTGAAGGATGTGAATGCAAACATGGTGCAAGTAGAGGAGAAAGGCAAACCTGCACTGATCCTTCAGAGGAGCTCTGGACAGGTGGTTACCCAAGATGCACCACAAAATGCATCTTGCAGCAACAAGTAAGTATTCTGGTTGTGTTAACCTAGTGATGAAATGTTGTAAAAACAATAGCAAACTAAATCTGTGATGTGCGGGGACTATTAGAGCTATCTGAGTGGTAAAATCATATTTAACTATGCAACCTTCAATTCACTGATCAAAATTAGCAAGATAAAGATGAATTGAATCCAAGAGacggagtgtgtgtctctcattaAACTTGATGCCTCGTTTAGCTTTTTGGTGAAGTTGGGAACACCAGCCAAGATTCTGCAGTTCTTGCTGGGCTCAATCAAACTGAACACAGCTGATGATCACATGGGTAAGCCACTTCCTGAAGCTAGTAATTTTTTTATGGATTTTTGCCAGTTTGAAACTTGAACAAATACCAGTTCCATTGTAAATGACTGAAATGGCTCTGATGTTTATCATGTggtaaagagaaagtgaaacAGGCTGGTGCTCCTAGAGTGATTATGAGAGTTCTATGTCATCTTTGCCCACAGATCCTTTCGTGTACAATTTCTTGCTCACGCATCATCTCTTCATGCCATCTGAGGAGCTGTGCTCCGCCCTGCTGAATCAATATCCTTCCATGACGAACTGTCACTGATATGGATCTTTTATAGTGACATTTAGGCGATGGGCTTTTTAGAGATGCTATGCTTTAGAGATGCTATAGTTGACTTTGTTGTAAGGTTTAGCCTGAGGTCACATTTCCTTAATGATCATTTCACTTTCCATGCTGAGCCGTCAGCCTCCGCCCTGAAGACCAAGGATAAAATAATAAACCTGGTTGTCCAGTGGGTGGCGCTATATGGCCGGCTCCTGATGGATAACCCTGCAGTGGTTCGCTTCCTGGAGGTAATGATGTTTGACCATCAAGAGATGACATATCTACTAAGTTGTATATACAGTTGCAACTCCTGTGCCAgctattttgtcatttgtatcatgtgtttctgtgcattctTAAAACAGAAGCTGGCAAAACAGGTGAAGGGCAATGCACATCTAAGTATGCTGAGACGATATATTGGAGCAAGGAGACACATATTGTGAgtaatacacgcacacacacacactcacacactcacacacacacacacacacacacacacacacacacacacacacttggaaacCTTAGTACCTGACCGAGATGTAATCTTGTTCTGTAACATTCTCATAATAGTATTCATGTTTTTAAATGGTTTTCCAGGCTGGACAATGGACATCAGCCCTCAATTAGGGTAAGTGAAATATTCACCATTTTGCGGTTTATTAAACTGCTTTTGAGAGCACATGAATGGAGTCTTCAATTACACTTACATGTTGCAGCaactgttttcatttttgaaaataattTCTAAAAAACATTTAGTGACATCCACATACGTACATGTTTGATCATCTCTTCTAGGGATGCCGGCACCTTGATCAGTCCCTGGTGATGGCGACCATGAAGGTTCCAGCTGGAGACCACACCCTGGTGAAAGTGAAGTCCTCTGGAGGTATGAAGTATGACCTGACACTTATCTTTAGTGGGAAGAGTTGGGCTGCCACACCATCCCATCTGATGTAGTAATTAGACACCTTAGGTGTCATTATCGATGACCAACtaacattgcctctgtctcccggTCGTGCTGCTtcgcgctattcaacatcc
Above is a genomic segment from Clupea harengus chromosome 3, Ch_v2.0.2, whole genome shotgun sequence containing:
- the LOC116219328 gene encoding sperm axonemal maintenance protein CFAP97D1-like encodes the protein MCIHTHAWPAAIHHFDGYVQRYKQVQGTNSENIVFYRVLYYTAHKRPPPFMAVVLQLQEDKLTIIEKDNHLLSSRLADIMQSKGLVDHRNHYSEHSLNTERRREELFQVACENQGILQRISECKSDYRRQRWEEDWKKTEHQRDDIARYPRK